In one Niallia taxi genomic region, the following are encoded:
- the dnaJ gene encoding molecular chaperone DnaJ: MDKRDYYEVLGVAKTASKDEIKKAYRKLSKMYHPDINKEADADEKFKEVKEAYEVLSDEQKRAQYDQFGHTDPNQGFGGGAGDFGGFGFEDIFSSFFGGGGGGRRRDPNAPRQGADLQYTMTLSFEEAAFGKETEIEIPREETCETCSGSGAKPGTKPVTCKHCSGTGQLNVEQNTPFGKIVNRRTCQHCNGTGKEIKHKCGTCGGTGKVKKRRKIKVKIPAGIDDGQQLRVSGQGEPGVNGGPAGDLYVVFHVRTHEFFERDGEDVYCEMPITFVQAALGDEVEVPTLHGKVKLKVPAGTQTGTKFRLKGKGISNVRGYGIGDQHVIVRLITPTKLSDKQKQLLQEFAELTGNAPQGEEEESFFSKVKRAFKGE; the protein is encoded by the coding sequence ATGGATAAGCGAGATTACTATGAAGTCCTTGGCGTTGCGAAAACAGCTTCCAAGGATGAAATAAAAAAGGCATATCGTAAACTGTCAAAAATGTATCATCCTGATATCAATAAAGAAGCTGATGCAGACGAAAAGTTCAAAGAAGTAAAAGAAGCATACGAAGTGCTCAGTGATGAGCAAAAACGTGCCCAATATGACCAATTTGGCCACACAGATCCTAACCAAGGCTTTGGTGGTGGAGCTGGTGATTTCGGTGGCTTTGGATTTGAAGATATATTCAGCAGTTTCTTTGGCGGCGGCGGCGGTGGACGCAGACGTGATCCAAATGCGCCAAGACAAGGAGCAGATCTGCAATATACAATGACACTTTCCTTTGAGGAAGCGGCATTTGGAAAAGAAACAGAGATTGAAATTCCTCGTGAGGAAACTTGTGAAACATGCAGCGGCTCAGGTGCAAAGCCTGGAACGAAACCTGTTACGTGTAAGCATTGTAGCGGAACAGGCCAATTAAATGTAGAGCAAAACACGCCATTTGGGAAAATTGTCAACAGAAGAACGTGTCAGCACTGTAATGGTACTGGGAAAGAAATTAAACATAAATGTGGCACTTGCGGCGGCACAGGTAAAGTGAAGAAACGCCGTAAAATTAAAGTGAAAATTCCTGCTGGTATTGATGATGGGCAACAATTGCGCGTCAGCGGCCAAGGGGAGCCTGGTGTTAATGGCGGTCCTGCTGGGGATTTATATGTCGTATTCCATGTAAGAACACATGAATTCTTCGAGCGTGACGGTGAGGATGTTTACTGTGAAATGCCTATTACCTTTGTGCAGGCTGCACTAGGTGATGAAGTGGAAGTGCCGACATTGCATGGCAAGGTTAAACTTAAGGTGCCTGCAGGAACACAGACAGGAACGAAATTCCGTCTGAAAGGAAAAGGTATCTCCAATGTACGTGGCTACGGTATCGGTGACCAGCATGTCATTGTACGCTTAATTACACCGACTAAGCTGTCAGATAAACAAAAGCAATTGCTGCAGGAATTTGCAGAGCTAACTGGAAATGCCCCTCAAGGGGAAGAGGAAGAAAGCTTTTTCTCAAAAGTAAAAAGAGCCTTTAAGGGTGAATAA
- the prmA gene encoding 50S ribosomal protein L11 methyltransferase produces the protein MKWSEITIHTTNEAIEPISNILHEAGASGVVIEDPFELIKEREDRFGEIYQLNPDDYPQEGVLVKAYLPINSFLGETVEEIKEAINNLILFNIDIGLNKVTIMEVNEEEWATAWKKYYHPVKISEKFTIVPTWEEYTPVNSDELIIELDPGMAFGTGTHPTTVLCIQALERIVKKGDTVIDVGTGSGVLSIAASMLQAKSVHALDLDEVAVQSAKLNLKLNKVHETATVQQNNLLDGITQESDVIVANILAEVIVRFTDDVYRLLKEDGYFIASGIILQKKEEVKAAIIASGLEIVETVQMEDWISITAKKGK, from the coding sequence ATGAAATGGTCTGAAATCACAATTCATACAACAAATGAAGCGATTGAACCTATTTCGAACATTTTGCACGAAGCAGGTGCTAGCGGGGTGGTAATTGAGGATCCCTTCGAATTGATAAAAGAAAGAGAAGACCGTTTTGGCGAAATCTACCAACTCAATCCTGACGATTACCCACAAGAGGGAGTTTTGGTTAAAGCATATCTGCCTATCAATAGCTTTTTAGGTGAAACGGTTGAGGAAATTAAAGAAGCCATCAATAATTTAATTTTATTTAATATCGATATTGGGTTAAATAAAGTGACAATTATGGAAGTGAATGAAGAAGAGTGGGCTACGGCATGGAAGAAATATTATCATCCTGTCAAGATTTCAGAGAAGTTCACCATTGTACCGACTTGGGAAGAATATACACCAGTGAACAGTGATGAATTAATTATTGAACTGGATCCTGGGATGGCGTTTGGGACAGGAACACATCCAACAACAGTATTATGTATCCAAGCTTTGGAAAGAATAGTGAAAAAAGGGGATACAGTTATTGATGTTGGTACAGGTTCTGGAGTGCTAAGCATTGCAGCCTCCATGCTCCAAGCAAAATCAGTGCATGCCCTTGATTTGGATGAGGTTGCTGTTCAATCAGCTAAGTTAAATCTGAAGCTAAACAAGGTGCATGAAACAGCTACAGTTCAGCAAAATAATTTACTTGATGGAATAACGCAAGAGTCAGATGTGATTGTTGCTAACATTCTTGCAGAGGTAATTGTCCGCTTCACAGATGATGTTTACCGTTTGTTAAAAGAGGATGGCTATTTTATTGCTTCAGGTATCATTCTTCAGAAAAAAGAAGAAGTAAAGGCTGCCATCATTGCTTCAGGACTTGAAATTGTTGAGACAGTCCAAATGGAAGATTGGATTAGCATCACAGCGAAAAAAGGAAAGTAA
- a CDS encoding 16S rRNA (uracil(1498)-N(3))-methyltransferase, producing the protein MQRYFAENIEDTFLIKEDDFHHITRVMRMKLGDEIYCVNSNQQTARCSIENITENEIEAKVVQWVDGDMELPVTVTIVSGLPKGDKLEWIIQKGTELGAHEFIPFIASRSIVKWDAKKSDKKISRWNKIAKEAAEQSHRAVLPNVSTPVSVKELIKKAAEYDVKIVAYEEEAKLGETANLAKALSSLNKGQTLLAVFGPEGGLTDSEVELLMENGFIACGLGPRILRTETAPLYLLSAVSYHFELLNR; encoded by the coding sequence GTGCAACGTTATTTCGCGGAAAATATAGAGGACACATTCCTTATAAAAGAAGATGACTTTCATCATATTACAAGAGTTATGCGCATGAAGCTTGGCGATGAAATATATTGTGTCAATTCTAATCAGCAAACTGCTCGCTGTTCTATTGAAAATATTACCGAAAACGAAATCGAAGCAAAAGTGGTACAATGGGTAGACGGAGACATGGAGCTACCTGTCACTGTAACAATAGTAAGCGGCCTGCCAAAAGGGGATAAGCTGGAATGGATTATCCAAAAAGGCACAGAACTAGGTGCGCATGAGTTTATCCCTTTTATTGCATCTCGCTCGATTGTAAAATGGGACGCAAAAAAGTCCGATAAAAAGATCAGCCGCTGGAATAAAATTGCTAAGGAAGCGGCAGAGCAGTCGCATCGCGCTGTTTTACCGAATGTTTCCACACCAGTTTCAGTGAAGGAGCTTATAAAAAAAGCTGCAGAATATGACGTCAAAATCGTCGCGTACGAAGAAGAGGCTAAGCTAGGGGAAACCGCTAATCTTGCAAAGGCGCTTTCTTCCTTGAACAAGGGACAAACGCTGCTTGCAGTATTCGGACCTGAAGGCGGCCTAACTGATTCAGAGGTTGAGCTCCTGATGGAAAACGGCTTTATAGCATGTGGACTCGGACCAAGAATTTTAAGAACGGAAACAGCACCATTATACTTACTTTCGGCTGTTTCCTATCATTTTGAACTATTGAATAGATGA
- the mtaB gene encoding tRNA (N(6)-L-threonylcarbamoyladenosine(37)-C(2))-methylthiotransferase MtaB: MPTVAFHTLGCKVNHYETEAIWQLFKEQGYDRVEYENMSDVYVINTCTVTNTGDKKSRQVIRRAVRKNPDAVICVTGCYAQTSPAEIMAIPGVDIVVGTQDRVKMLDYITQFKVERQPINAVGNIMKNRVYEELDVPAFTDRTRASLKIQEGCNNFCTFCIIPWARGLMRSRDPKEVIRQAQQLVHAGYKEIVLTGIHTGGYGEDMKDYNLARLLRDLESQVKGLKRLRISSIEASQITDEVIEVLNDSKIIVNHLHIPIQSGSDTVLKRMRRKYTMEFFAERITRLKEALPGLAVTSDVIVGFPGETEEEFMETYNFIKEHKFSELHVFPYSKRTGTPAARMDDQIDEEVKNERVHRLIALSDQLAKEYASNYEGEVVEVIPEEKYKESDGDDLYVGYTDNYLKVVFPATESMVGQIVKVKITKAGYPVNEGQFVRALEEYTETEKAIV, translated from the coding sequence ATGCCAACAGTTGCTTTTCACACATTAGGTTGTAAAGTAAATCATTATGAAACAGAGGCTATATGGCAATTATTTAAAGAACAAGGATACGATAGAGTAGAGTATGAAAACATGTCAGATGTTTATGTCATCAATACATGTACAGTTACAAATACAGGGGATAAAAAAAGCCGTCAGGTTATAAGAAGAGCAGTTCGAAAAAATCCTGATGCTGTTATTTGTGTTACTGGGTGTTATGCACAAACATCACCAGCTGAGATTATGGCAATACCTGGTGTCGACATTGTAGTAGGAACACAGGATCGTGTGAAAATGCTTGATTATATCACACAATTTAAAGTAGAACGTCAGCCGATTAACGCAGTTGGTAATATCATGAAAAACAGAGTGTACGAGGAATTAGACGTTCCCGCATTTACTGACAGAACGAGAGCTTCCTTGAAAATCCAAGAAGGCTGTAACAACTTCTGCACATTCTGTATTATTCCATGGGCTCGAGGTTTAATGCGGTCAAGAGATCCGAAAGAAGTAATCAGACAAGCGCAACAGCTAGTTCATGCAGGCTATAAGGAGATCGTTCTTACAGGTATCCATACAGGCGGATACGGGGAAGATATGAAAGATTATAATCTTGCCAGACTACTTCGCGATTTGGAATCTCAAGTAAAAGGACTGAAAAGACTTCGTATTTCTTCCATTGAAGCGAGCCAAATTACAGACGAAGTAATTGAAGTATTAAATGATTCGAAAATAATTGTTAACCATCTTCATATCCCGATTCAATCAGGTTCAGATACTGTATTGAAAAGGATGAGAAGAAAGTATACGATGGAATTCTTTGCTGAGAGAATTACCCGCTTAAAAGAGGCACTTCCAGGACTTGCTGTTACTTCTGACGTCATTGTCGGCTTCCCAGGTGAGACAGAGGAAGAGTTTATGGAAACATACAACTTCATAAAAGAGCATAAATTCTCTGAACTTCATGTTTTCCCATATTCAAAGAGAACAGGAACGCCAGCTGCAAGAATGGATGACCAGATTGACGAAGAGGTGAAGAACGAGCGTGTACATCGCCTTATCGCTTTGTCTGACCAGCTTGCAAAAGAATATGCCTCTAATTATGAAGGAGAGGTTGTCGAAGTGATTCCGGAAGAGAAGTATAAGGAATCTGACGGTGACGATTTGTATGTTGGCTATACAGATAACTATCTAAAAGTCGTATTCCCAGCAACAGAAAGCATGGTTGGCCAAATTGTAAAAGTGAAAATTACAAAAGCAGGATATCCTGTTAACGAAGGTCAATTTGTACGTGCTTTGGAAGAATATACAGAAACCGAAAAAGCTATTGTATAA
- the deoC gene encoding deoxyribose-phosphate aldolase: MSSQIAKMIDHTLLKADATKEQVKTLCEEAKEYSFASVCVNPTWVQYASELLAGTEVKVCTVIGFPLGATTSATKAFETANAIENGATEVDMVINIGALKDKNFDLVKEDIKAVVDAAKGKALTKVIIETSLLTDEEKEKACVLAVEAGTDFVKTSTGFSTGGATVEDIALMRKTVGPEIGVKASGGVRSSEDTEKMIEAGATRIGASSGVAIVNGLTSNSDY, from the coding sequence ATGAGCAGCCAAATTGCAAAAATGATTGATCACACATTATTGAAAGCAGATGCAACAAAAGAACAGGTTAAAACATTATGTGAGGAAGCAAAAGAATATAGCTTTGCTTCTGTATGTGTAAACCCAACATGGGTTCAATATGCAAGTGAACTTTTAGCAGGTACAGAAGTGAAAGTTTGCACGGTTATTGGATTCCCATTAGGTGCGACTACTTCTGCTACGAAGGCTTTTGAAACAGCTAACGCGATCGAAAATGGTGCGACAGAAGTCGATATGGTTATCAACATCGGTGCATTAAAAGACAAGAACTTTGATCTTGTGAAGGAAGATATTAAAGCAGTAGTTGATGCAGCAAAAGGCAAAGCACTTACAAAGGTAATTATTGAAACTAGTTTGCTTACAGATGAAGAGAAAGAAAAAGCATGTGTCTTGGCAGTTGAAGCAGGTACAGACTTCGTGAAAACGTCTACTGGCTTTTCAACAGGAGGCGCAACGGTAGAAGATATTGCGCTTATGAGAAAGACAGTCGGGCCAGAAATTGGCGTTAAAGCATCTGGCGGCGTTAGAAGCAGTGAAGATACAGAAAAGATGATTGAAGCAGGAGCTACTCGTATTGGTGCAAGCTCAGGCGTTGCAATTGTTAACGGACTTACAAGCAATAGTGACTATTAA
- a CDS encoding Na/Pi symporter has translation MLYIGLFILLILLFIYGMTMLRTGLFNLSSHSFKALLEKLTNKPWKGMIAAIVITAVLQSSSAVMVLTIGLIAARVLTFPQSIGIILGTNIGTTFTTEFITYDISDYLLPLAAAGALGILINKYKLRSIGFVLLGISIVFTAMKGFKYFAGIIQENPLMQTFLAHLSNHIFWALSLGILITALIQSSTATIGIIMGFLTADMLSIEAGIAIMLGSNIGTCITSYLASIGADKEAKLCAYAHIWLNIGGAVLFYPFIGQLKDAVEFMTSAKDVQLAHASLLFNVLSSIIVLPFAEQFGRWIMRLHK, from the coding sequence ATGCTGTATATTGGACTTTTTATTTTGTTAATCCTGCTGTTTATTTACGGTATGACAATGCTTCGAACTGGACTTTTCAATCTGTCTTCCCATTCGTTTAAAGCCTTGCTAGAAAAACTAACGAACAAGCCTTGGAAGGGGATGATTGCTGCCATTGTCATTACAGCAGTCCTGCAAAGCAGCTCTGCTGTTATGGTGCTGACAATCGGCTTAATCGCAGCACGAGTACTGACATTTCCCCAGTCAATCGGAATTATTCTTGGAACAAATATCGGGACAACCTTTACAACAGAGTTCATCACCTATGATATAAGTGACTATTTACTTCCGTTAGCAGCTGCTGGCGCACTTGGCATCCTCATCAACAAATATAAGCTAAGAAGTATTGGCTTTGTATTACTTGGTATATCGATTGTTTTTACAGCAATGAAAGGATTTAAATACTTTGCCGGGATTATTCAGGAAAACCCTCTTATGCAGACCTTCCTCGCCCATTTGTCTAATCATATTTTTTGGGCTTTATCACTCGGCATCCTGATTACAGCGTTAATCCAATCAAGCACCGCCACAATTGGCATTATCATGGGTTTTTTGACTGCAGATATGCTGTCCATCGAGGCTGGTATTGCCATTATGCTTGGCTCTAATATCGGCACATGCATTACATCCTATCTGGCTTCAATTGGTGCAGACAAAGAGGCCAAGCTATGTGCCTACGCCCATATATGGCTCAATATTGGCGGTGCGGTGCTGTTCTACCCATTTATCGGCCAATTGAAGGATGCTGTAGAATTTATGACAAGCGCCAAAGACGTACAGCTTGCACATGCGAGCCTTTTATTTAATGTTCTTTCCTCCATTATTGTCCTTCCATTTGCAGAACAGTTTGGCAGGTGGATTATGAGGCTTCATAAATAA
- the rpsU gene encoding 30S ribosomal protein S21 yields MSKTVVRKNESLEDALRRFKRSVSKTGTLQEARKREFYEKPSVKRKKKSEAARKRKF; encoded by the coding sequence ATGTCTAAAACCGTCGTTCGTAAAAACGAATCGCTTGAAGATGCTCTTCGTCGCTTCAAACGTTCAGTATCAAAAACTGGTACTTTGCAGGAAGCTAGAAAGCGCGAATTCTATGAAAAGCCTAGTGTTAAACGTAAGAAGAAATCAGAAGCAGCAAGAAAACGTAAGTTCTAA
- a CDS encoding GatB/YqeY domain-containing protein: protein MSLLERLNNDMKQAMKNKDKDKLTNIRMLKAAIQNESIKIGGDLSEEDELTVLSREVKQRKDSLHEFEKAGRQDLVDKVRAELKHVEIYMPDQLSEEELSAIVTSVIAETGASSKKDMGKVMAALMPKVKGKADGSLVNKLVQQHLS, encoded by the coding sequence TTGAGTCTTCTCGAACGCTTAAACAATGATATGAAGCAAGCGATGAAAAACAAAGATAAAGATAAACTCACTAATATCAGAATGTTAAAAGCTGCCATTCAAAATGAAAGCATTAAGATTGGCGGAGATCTTTCTGAAGAGGATGAGTTAACTGTCCTTTCTCGCGAAGTGAAACAACGCAAGGACTCCCTCCATGAGTTTGAAAAAGCAGGTCGCCAAGATCTTGTTGACAAAGTACGTGCGGAGTTAAAGCATGTTGAAATATATATGCCTGACCAGCTTTCAGAAGAGGAGTTATCAGCTATCGTTACTTCGGTAATTGCAGAAACTGGTGCTTCTTCAAAGAAAGATATGGGAAAAGTGATGGCTGCTTTAATGCCAAAGGTTAAAGGTAAAGCAGATGGTTCACTAGTAAATAAACTTGTACAACAACACCTTTCATAA
- a CDS encoding NfeD family protein, which translates to MIRKKILLLPFLFSILLSFFPAVSYANDQQLVYIVPIKDTVEMGLSEFINRAVETAEEKQADVIVFEMDTPGGSVDAAVSIGKIISGTSLKTVTYINQDAISAGSFIALNTDEIYMDGRGRFGAAGVIDSQGNTAGEKAQSYWLSAMRGAAEKSGKNPLYAMAMADKSIAIPELGDDEDKFLTLTAAESIEVEYSNGTVSSLDDLLKTIGMEDASVERMDESFADKMARFVTNPIIIPILLTIGALGLIFELFSPGFGIAGFVGISSLLLFFYGHLVSGLAGYESIILFVAGIVLVFLEFFIVGGIAGILGIAAIIGSVFLAGGNVYHIALSVLIAVAVSIIATILLVKVFGRKMKFFKKIVLRDSTSTEEGYVSNKTRNDLVGKTGVTMTALRPSGTVLIGDERIDVVSEGNFVGKDVKVSIVKAEGSRIVVRELTDIDLHKEDK; encoded by the coding sequence TTGATTAGGAAAAAAATATTGTTATTGCCTTTTCTTTTCAGTATTTTATTATCCTTTTTTCCTGCAGTCAGTTATGCTAACGACCAGCAATTAGTCTATATCGTGCCAATAAAGGATACAGTGGAAATGGGCTTGAGTGAATTTATAAACAGAGCCGTAGAAACCGCCGAAGAGAAACAGGCAGATGTTATCGTTTTTGAAATGGACACACCTGGTGGATCAGTAGATGCGGCAGTTTCAATTGGGAAAATAATTTCTGGCACAAGCTTGAAAACAGTCACTTACATTAATCAGGATGCAATCTCGGCAGGTTCCTTCATTGCTTTGAACACAGATGAAATCTATATGGATGGAAGAGGCAGGTTTGGTGCAGCGGGTGTCATAGATAGTCAGGGCAATACTGCTGGCGAAAAAGCCCAGTCATATTGGCTGTCTGCGATGAGAGGGGCGGCTGAAAAAAGCGGGAAAAATCCCCTTTATGCCATGGCGATGGCAGATAAATCAATTGCCATACCAGAGCTTGGCGATGATGAGGATAAGTTTCTTACGTTGACCGCCGCTGAAAGTATTGAGGTTGAATATTCAAACGGCACGGTCAGTAGTTTAGATGATTTGCTCAAGACTATCGGTATGGAGGATGCATCAGTAGAAAGAATGGATGAAAGCTTCGCTGATAAGATGGCTCGATTTGTGACAAATCCAATTATCATTCCTATTCTTTTAACAATAGGAGCTCTTGGATTAATCTTCGAACTGTTTTCGCCAGGCTTTGGGATTGCGGGCTTTGTTGGAATTTCCTCTCTGCTTTTGTTCTTTTATGGTCATCTTGTTTCAGGGCTGGCAGGGTATGAATCCATTATCCTATTTGTAGCAGGAATAGTCCTTGTTTTCCTTGAATTTTTTATAGTCGGCGGGATAGCCGGGATTTTGGGCATAGCTGCAATTATCGGCAGCGTCTTTCTCGCTGGTGGCAATGTTTATCATATTGCCCTAAGTGTTCTTATTGCGGTAGCCGTATCGATTATCGCCACTATTCTTTTAGTAAAGGTGTTTGGTAGAAAAATGAAATTCTTCAAAAAAATTGTGCTGAGAGACTCTACTAGTACGGAAGAAGGATATGTTTCCAATAAAACAAGAAATGACCTTGTTGGAAAGACCGGGGTTACGATGACGGCATTACGCCCTTCGGGAACGGTCCTAATTGGAGACGAACGGATTGATGTGGTCAGTGAAGGTAATTTTGTTGGCAAGGATGTTAAAGTCAGTATTGTAAAAGCAGAAGGTTCAAGAATTGTTGTAAGAGAATTGACAGACATTGATCTGCATAAGGAGGATAAATAA
- the floA gene encoding flotillin-like protein FloA (flotillin-like protein involved in membrane lipid rafts) — protein sequence MEVLSATAIFWIAVIIIGVILLGILLTFVPVMLWISALAAGVRISIFTLVGMRLRRVIPSRVVNPLIKAHKAGINATINQLESHYLAGGNVDRVVNALIAAHRANIELSFERCAAIDLAGRDVLEAVQMSVNPKVIETPFIAGVAMDGIEVKAKARITVRANIERLVGGAGEETVVARVGEGIVSTIGSSTNHKKVLENPDMISQTVLSKGLDAGTAFEILSIDIADVDIGKNIGAELQTEQAEADKKIAQAKAEERRAMAVAQEQEMKAKVQEMRAKVVEAEAEVPMAMSDALRSGNIGVMDYMNLQNITADTEMRGSIGKLNSDNKDEDSKK from the coding sequence ATGGAAGTATTGAGCGCAACGGCAATCTTTTGGATTGCAGTCATAATTATAGGGGTTATTCTACTTGGAATCCTCCTGACATTCGTACCTGTTATGCTGTGGATTTCTGCATTAGCAGCAGGCGTAAGAATCAGCATTTTCACATTGGTTGGTATGAGATTGAGAAGGGTTATCCCAAGTCGTGTTGTCAACCCACTGATCAAGGCACATAAAGCTGGTATAAATGCAACAATTAATCAGCTGGAAAGTCACTACCTTGCTGGGGGTAATGTCGACAGAGTTGTTAATGCATTAATTGCAGCACACAGGGCGAATATTGAATTGTCCTTTGAACGCTGTGCTGCCATTGACTTGGCTGGCCGTGATGTTCTTGAAGCGGTACAAATGAGCGTTAACCCGAAAGTAATTGAAACACCGTTTATTGCTGGTGTGGCAATGGATGGTATTGAAGTAAAAGCAAAAGCAAGAATAACAGTTCGTGCTAATATTGAACGCCTTGTTGGGGGAGCCGGAGAAGAGACGGTTGTAGCCCGTGTTGGTGAAGGGATTGTCTCAACTATTGGTTCGTCAACCAACCATAAAAAAGTTCTCGAAAATCCAGATATGATCTCCCAGACTGTTCTGTCAAAGGGATTGGATGCAGGTACTGCATTTGAAATCTTGTCCATCGATATTGCGGACGTTGATATAGGTAAAAACATTGGTGCAGAACTACAGACAGAACAGGCAGAGGCAGACAAGAAGATTGCTCAGGCAAAAGCAGAGGAACGCCGAGCAATGGCTGTGGCTCAAGAACAAGAGATGAAAGCAAAAGTCCAAGAAATGCGTGCGAAAGTTGTTGAAGCAGAGGCTGAAGTACCTATGGCGATGTCTGATGCACTTCGTTCTGGAAATATTGGTGTAATGGATTATATGAATTTGCAGAACATTACAGCTGATACGGAAATGAGAGGATCCATCGGCAAGCTTAATAGCGACAATAAAGATGAGGATAGTAAAAAGTAA
- the yqfC gene encoding sporulation protein YqfC — MAKKWGNTLRSWMIKNLELPQDVMMDLPRITMIGQIHIYIENHRGLLTFSDKELRLLLKQGQLLIKGKGFVIKTILPEEILLEGKIDQVMYINE; from the coding sequence ATGGCTAAAAAATGGGGAAATACGTTACGGAGCTGGATGATCAAAAACTTAGAGCTTCCTCAAGATGTCATGATGGACTTACCCAGGATCACAATGATTGGCCAAATCCATATATATATTGAGAACCACCGTGGGCTGCTGACTTTCTCAGACAAGGAACTAAGGCTGCTCTTGAAACAGGGCCAGCTTTTAATAAAAGGTAAGGGATTTGTCATCAAGACGATACTGCCAGAAGAAATATTGCTGGAGGGGAAAATTGATCAGGTGATGTACATAAACGAATAA
- the yqfD gene encoding sporulation protein YqfD, with protein MKNHWIEFFTGIVTVKATGKGLERFLNNLLRKKVAVWSVKKHGPHSITFQMGLKSISKFREVVRGSGIKIEFQRGAGAPFLYKRILKNSGFALGVFLFFGLILTLSNMVWGIEIKGANPATEYQIRKQLDKMDIKIGEFQFFSKELDEIQAGLTNNIDAITWIGVELKGTTYHFQVVEKNEPEKMEEEKPQNLIAAKKATIVDYFIEEGDQVFTIHDVVKKGQLLVTGIYGKDKNTKTVSARGEIWGETWYNSKVTIPLDSTFQVFNGNEKQKHYLKLFGYEIPVWGFGKVEYKEYEKEENEKNVKFLKWELPLKVTNKTYREKEEVTRSYTEEEAIKAGKEKARKDIQQKIGEDGKIKKEKILRQSVKNGKVILNIDFTTIENIAEVQPITQGDLE; from the coding sequence ATGAAAAATCATTGGATAGAATTTTTTACTGGGATTGTTACAGTTAAAGCGACGGGAAAAGGCTTAGAGCGTTTCTTGAATAATCTACTAAGAAAAAAGGTAGCTGTGTGGAGTGTTAAAAAGCATGGACCACATTCTATTACCTTCCAAATGGGGCTTAAAAGCATAAGTAAGTTTAGAGAGGTCGTAAGAGGAAGCGGAATAAAAATAGAGTTTCAGCGTGGTGCTGGAGCTCCCTTTCTTTATAAAAGAATCTTGAAAAACAGCGGCTTTGCATTAGGCGTATTTTTGTTTTTTGGACTAATTCTAACCCTTTCCAACATGGTATGGGGGATTGAAATAAAGGGCGCTAATCCGGCAACAGAGTATCAGATACGCAAGCAGCTAGATAAGATGGATATAAAAATTGGCGAGTTTCAATTTTTTTCAAAAGAATTGGACGAGATACAAGCAGGACTTACCAATAATATTGACGCGATTACGTGGATTGGTGTGGAATTAAAAGGGACAACTTATCATTTTCAAGTAGTGGAGAAAAATGAGCCGGAAAAAATGGAAGAGGAAAAGCCGCAAAATTTAATTGCAGCTAAAAAAGCGACAATCGTGGACTATTTCATCGAGGAAGGCGATCAAGTCTTTACTATCCATGATGTGGTAAAAAAAGGTCAGCTATTAGTAACAGGCATATATGGGAAAGATAAAAACACAAAAACTGTTTCAGCCAGAGGAGAAATCTGGGGAGAAACATGGTATAACTCCAAAGTTACAATTCCTTTAGATAGCACGTTTCAAGTGTTTAATGGCAATGAAAAGCAAAAGCATTATTTGAAGCTTTTCGGCTACGAAATTCCTGTTTGGGGATTTGGAAAGGTAGAGTATAAAGAATACGAAAAAGAGGAAAACGAAAAAAATGTAAAGTTTCTTAAATGGGAATTACCACTAAAGGTTACAAACAAGACATACAGGGAAAAAGAAGAAGTGACCAGAAGCTATACAGAGGAGGAAGCCATTAAAGCTGGTAAGGAAAAAGCGCGGAAGGATATTCAACAAAAAATCGGGGAAGATGGCAAAATTAAAAAAGAAAAAATTTTGCGACAATCGGTAAAGAATGGTAAAGTAATACTAAATATAGATTTTACAACAATTGAAAATATTGCAGAAGTACAACCTATAACTCAAGGAGACTTGGAATGA